One stretch of Riemerella columbina DNA includes these proteins:
- the ppk2 gene encoding polyphosphate kinase 2 yields the protein MIKQSDLEKIKTKQELMLYLEEHQAEDPKIAALIEKIEYEDELKRLQAELVNLQNWIKNQGKKVAIIFEGRDASGKGGTIKRFAEHLNPRAMRIVALNKPTDVERGQWYFRRYVKELPNAGEIVFFDRSWYNRAVVEPVMGFCTPEQYEAFMVQVPEFEHMLYEAGTHLIKFWFSVSKEEQQARFESRLQNPLKKWKYSPVDEKGQELWDEFTQYKNQMFSRTHNAFSPWVVVKSDNKKRARLEAIRYVLSQFNYEGKDDSQVSLNPDPSIVQRYFRMIKQIDF from the coding sequence ATGATAAAACAATCCGATTTAGAGAAAATCAAAACCAAGCAAGAACTGATGCTTTACCTTGAAGAGCATCAAGCCGAAGACCCTAAAATAGCGGCTCTTATAGAGAAAATAGAGTACGAAGATGAGCTCAAACGCCTACAAGCCGAGTTGGTGAACCTCCAAAACTGGATAAAAAATCAAGGCAAAAAAGTCGCCATCATCTTTGAAGGTCGTGATGCCTCGGGGAAAGGAGGTACCATCAAGCGTTTTGCGGAACACCTTAACCCGCGGGCTATGCGCATCGTTGCCCTCAATAAACCAACCGATGTGGAGCGTGGGCAGTGGTATTTCCGCAGGTATGTTAAAGAACTACCCAACGCAGGCGAGATTGTCTTCTTTGATAGAAGTTGGTACAACCGTGCGGTGGTAGAGCCTGTGATGGGCTTCTGTACGCCAGAACAATACGAGGCATTTATGGTGCAGGTGCCAGAATTTGAGCATATGCTCTACGAGGCAGGCACTCATCTGATTAAATTTTGGTTCTCGGTGAGCAAGGAGGAGCAACAAGCCCGCTTTGAAAGCCGTTTGCAAAATCCACTTAAAAAATGGAAATACAGCCCAGTGGATGAAAAAGGGCAGGAGCTTTGGGATGAATTTACGCAGTATAAAAATCAAATGTTTTCCAGAACGCACAACGCCTTTTCGCCTTGGGTGGTGGTAAAATCTGATAATAAAAAGCGTGCCCGTTTAGAAGCTATTCGGTATGTTCTCAGCCAGTTCAACTATGAGGGCAAAGACGATAGCCAAGTATCATTAAACCCTGATCCAAGCATCGTTCAGCGGTATTTTAGAATGATAAAACAGATTGATTTTTAA
- the ppk2 gene encoding polyphosphate kinase 2 — MKLTDKEFKKLSTKKGLYALLQNETLNPEKALWTLKYDKRLASLQEELIKMQNWVVENQQKVVILFEGRDAAGKGGAIRRITEHLNPREHRVVALPRPNEVEQGQWYFQRYISQLPKAGEIVFFDRSWYNRAVVEPVNGFCTPQEYEIFMSQVNEFEKMLVNSGIYILKLYFSISKEEQAKRFAEIIDDPLKKWKYSPVDAKALELWEVYTEYKEKMFDVSDTDFAPWKILKANKKSKARIEALEYILQQMPYEPKNTELVQSQSLD, encoded by the coding sequence ATGAAATTAACAGATAAAGAGTTTAAAAAACTCAGCACCAAAAAAGGACTTTACGCCCTATTGCAAAATGAAACCCTCAACCCAGAAAAAGCCCTCTGGACTTTAAAATATGATAAAAGGCTCGCCAGTTTGCAAGAGGAACTCATCAAAATGCAAAATTGGGTGGTAGAAAATCAACAGAAAGTGGTGATCCTCTTTGAGGGGCGAGATGCCGCAGGGAAAGGTGGCGCCATACGGCGGATTACCGAGCACCTCAACCCGCGTGAACACCGCGTGGTGGCTTTGCCAAGACCCAACGAAGTGGAGCAAGGACAGTGGTATTTCCAGCGCTACATCAGCCAGCTGCCTAAGGCGGGAGAGATTGTTTTCTTTGATAGAAGCTGGTACAACCGCGCTGTGGTAGAGCCTGTTAATGGCTTCTGCACACCACAAGAATACGAGATTTTTATGTCTCAAGTGAATGAATTTGAAAAAATGCTCGTGAATTCTGGCATTTATATTCTCAAGCTTTATTTTTCCATCTCTAAGGAGGAGCAAGCCAAGCGCTTTGCAGAGATCATTGATGATCCGCTTAAAAAGTGGAAATACAGCCCTGTAGATGCCAAAGCTTTAGAACTTTGGGAGGTTTACACGGAATACAAAGAAAAAATGTTTGATGTGTCTGATACAGATTTTGCACCTTGGAAGATTTTAAAAGCCAATAAAAAATCTAAGGCGAGGATAGAAGCTTTGGAGTACATCTTGCAACAAATGCCCTATGAGCCTAAAAACACCGAATTGGTGCAAAGTCAAAGTTTAGATTAA
- a CDS encoding S8 family serine peptidase: MKKIIIAALFLVGFQTAFSQEQHDRDTETWYHKDFKATNVYGVNTQNAYKFLESKGLKPHTVVVGVLDSGVEVDHPGLIKNMWKNPNEVPNNGIDDDHNGYVDDIYGWNFIGGKNGDVDVDNMEVTRVVRKYQPIFEGEDSAKNKTNQSQMPEEFQMYMKAKELFNKKSVEAKQNAEYYKLLYSKIPSIVGLLGDKTLTPENLATLKPNSQEEAMYLQILNQMAQSEELKGKDAKALQASLEEEIKGALDYYGPQAQQYDLNFDTRKEIVGDDVDNYDEKNYGNNHYEGPDAKHGTHVAGIIAGLPQGDEVQYGVASKVAKIMTVRAVPNGDERDKDVANAIRYAVDNGAKILNMSFGKPISPGKKQVWDAIKYAQNKGVLLVKAAGNDNENIGEHTYYPTNFLTPTDEKPFVDNMIVVGASTNDNDFLRAGFSNYNGKMVDVFAPGEKIYSTVPDAQYEYLQGTSMASPVVAGAAAVLLAYMPNLTPAQIIESLVKTANKSTVNAMIDSNTNNRFDLISVAGGVIDAYKAAEYAYTHFYKGEKSTAKAKKQIHRKRVRK; the protein is encoded by the coding sequence ATGAAGAAAATCATTATTGCAGCTTTATTTTTAGTTGGTTTTCAAACCGCTTTTTCTCAAGAGCAGCACGACAGAGATACGGAAACTTGGTATCATAAAGATTTTAAAGCCACCAATGTTTATGGCGTAAACACACAAAATGCATATAAATTTTTAGAGTCTAAAGGTTTAAAACCGCACACCGTAGTGGTTGGCGTTTTGGACAGCGGCGTGGAAGTTGACCACCCAGGGCTCATCAAAAATATGTGGAAAAACCCAAATGAAGTGCCGAACAATGGTATAGATGACGACCACAATGGCTATGTAGATGATATCTACGGTTGGAACTTCATCGGTGGTAAAAACGGTGATGTAGATGTGGATAATATGGAGGTAACCCGCGTGGTGAGAAAATACCAACCTATTTTTGAAGGCGAAGATTCCGCAAAAAATAAAACCAACCAAAGCCAAATGCCAGAGGAGTTCCAAATGTATATGAAAGCCAAAGAACTCTTCAACAAAAAAAGTGTAGAAGCCAAACAAAATGCCGAATATTACAAACTACTCTACAGCAAAATCCCTTCAATAGTAGGGCTTTTAGGCGATAAAACTTTAACTCCAGAAAACTTGGCAACCCTAAAACCTAACAGCCAAGAAGAAGCGATGTATCTTCAAATCTTAAACCAAATGGCGCAGAGCGAAGAGCTTAAAGGGAAGGATGCCAAAGCGCTACAAGCCTCATTAGAAGAGGAGATTAAGGGCGCTTTAGATTATTATGGTCCACAAGCACAGCAATACGATTTAAACTTTGACACCAGAAAAGAAATCGTGGGAGATGATGTGGATAATTACGATGAAAAAAACTACGGTAACAACCACTACGAGGGTCCAGATGCCAAGCACGGCACCCATGTGGCTGGGATTATCGCTGGGCTTCCACAAGGAGATGAAGTGCAGTATGGCGTGGCTTCCAAAGTGGCAAAAATAATGACCGTGAGAGCCGTTCCTAACGGTGATGAAAGAGATAAAGATGTCGCCAACGCCATCCGCTATGCCGTGGATAATGGTGCTAAAATTTTAAATATGAGCTTCGGAAAGCCTATTTCTCCAGGGAAAAAACAGGTTTGGGATGCTATAAAATATGCTCAAAACAAAGGCGTGCTTTTGGTAAAAGCGGCAGGTAACGATAATGAAAACATCGGAGAACACACCTATTACCCAACGAATTTCCTGACTCCTACTGATGAAAAGCCATTCGTGGATAATATGATTGTAGTGGGCGCCAGCACTAACGATAACGATTTCCTAAGAGCGGGCTTCTCCAACTATAATGGTAAAATGGTAGATGTTTTTGCACCAGGGGAAAAAATCTATTCTACCGTGCCAGATGCTCAATATGAATACCTGCAAGGGACCTCTATGGCATCTCCAGTAGTGGCGGGTGCTGCGGCTGTGCTTTTAGCCTATATGCCGAACCTTACGCCAGCACAAATTATAGAATCTTTGGTGAAAACCGCCAACAAGTCTACCGTAAATGCAATGATAGACTCTAACACCAACAACCGCTTTGATTTAATCTCTGTGGCAGGTGGCGTTATAGACGCTTATAAAGCGGCAGAATATGCCTATACACACTTTTACAAAGGTGAAAAATCTACCGCAAAAGCTAAAAAACAAATCCATCGCAAAAGAGTGAGAAAATAA
- a CDS encoding WbqC family protein — protein sequence MKLLPLFYLPPISWWSEFLSDDEVTLEQCEHFPKQTYRNRTNIYGANGVLTLSIPIRHNGKRALREIEISKNERWEALHWKSIKIAYQTSPYFEFYEDQLKAIFEFEDSHLVPFNLNAISIIQSILKTEKSFVLSQTYENPITSEDFRLAFSAKKPSEYEMPAYYQIFSDKLGFIKDLSIIDLICNKGPESATYIKQVKHINSK from the coding sequence ATGAAGCTTTTGCCCCTATTCTACTTGCCACCGATTTCGTGGTGGTCAGAATTTCTTAGTGACGACGAGGTTACCTTAGAGCAATGCGAGCATTTTCCTAAGCAAACCTATCGGAACAGAACCAACATTTATGGTGCTAATGGCGTGCTCACGCTTAGCATTCCCATTCGGCATAATGGGAAGAGAGCGCTACGAGAAATAGAAATTTCTAAAAACGAAAGGTGGGAAGCGCTGCATTGGAAATCCATCAAAATTGCTTACCAGACTTCTCCCTATTTTGAGTTTTACGAAGATCAACTGAAAGCCATTTTTGAGTTTGAAGACAGCCATTTGGTGCCTTTCAACCTGAATGCCATCAGCATTATTCAATCCATATTGAAGACAGAGAAGTCTTTTGTACTCAGCCAGACTTATGAAAATCCTATCACAAGCGAAGATTTTAGATTGGCTTTCTCCGCAAAAAAACCTTCCGAATATGAGATGCCCGCTTATTATCAAATTTTTTCGGACAAGTTGGGCTTCATTAAAGACCTTTCTATTATAGACCTGATCTGTAACAAAGGCCCAGAATCTGCGACTTATATAAAACAAGTAAAACATATCAATAGTAAATAA
- the lepB gene encoding signal peptidase I, whose protein sequence is MDYILKYSFYVLIASVLLGVSTWKLFKKMGQNPIFAFIPFYNYYIILKETQHPKWWAALSYLPIVGPIMMSVFHLFLVRKFGKTSTLQQVLTVVFPFIYLAIINYSKDTEVKTEETFYISEEEKENQKKETFLGSITFAVVFATIIHTFITQPFGIPTGSMERTLLVGDFLFVNKLNYGYRMPMRPVALPFLQGTIMDTGQKGNPKDDPKSYVDAIKLPYLRLPGWESVQRNDIVVFNYPQDSVHAAIDRKDAYVKRCVAVGHDVVEMKQGRLWVNGKPEQMMGDQEVQYAYLVYTTEPIDVNALWKRLGYLPLQEHTTDQGFVYQFQGLTEALLNDIKELPGFVQAEEILSPKGEKAISYFNPQHTKIDTANTIFPINKDWNQDWYGPLKIPKKGDVVTLNEETLPEYQWIISEYEHNHLEHKNGKIYINGQETNQYTIKQNYYFMMGDNRDASLDARFFGFVPEENIIGKPMFTWMSLQGVFDQGPKKIRWDRMFKATNTGEQQKTSYWWIAALVLILFFGWEYFVKLFKNKKDD, encoded by the coding sequence ATGGATTATATTTTAAAATATTCTTTTTATGTTCTCATCGCCTCGGTGTTATTGGGCGTTTCCACTTGGAAGTTATTCAAAAAAATGGGGCAAAATCCGATTTTTGCGTTTATTCCTTTCTATAATTATTATATTATTCTGAAGGAAACCCAACATCCAAAATGGTGGGCAGCTCTCTCCTACTTGCCTATTGTAGGTCCAATTATGATGTCTGTTTTTCATCTCTTTTTGGTTCGGAAATTTGGAAAGACTTCTACCCTACAACAGGTGTTAACGGTTGTTTTCCCTTTTATCTACCTTGCTATTATCAATTATAGCAAAGATACAGAGGTGAAGACAGAAGAGACTTTCTACATCAGCGAGGAGGAAAAAGAAAACCAAAAGAAGGAAACTTTTTTGGGTTCTATCACTTTTGCGGTGGTCTTTGCAACCATTATCCACACCTTTATTACACAACCCTTCGGGATTCCTACGGGCTCTATGGAGCGTACTCTTTTGGTGGGGGATTTTCTTTTTGTGAATAAACTGAACTACGGTTATAGAATGCCGATGCGCCCCGTGGCACTTCCCTTTTTACAAGGTACTATTATGGATACAGGGCAAAAAGGCAATCCCAAAGATGATCCCAAATCTTATGTAGATGCCATAAAATTGCCTTATCTGCGTTTACCAGGTTGGGAGAGCGTCCAGCGAAACGACATTGTAGTTTTTAACTACCCTCAAGATTCTGTGCACGCTGCCATAGACCGAAAAGATGCTTATGTAAAACGCTGCGTAGCGGTAGGTCACGATGTTGTGGAAATGAAGCAAGGGCGACTTTGGGTGAATGGTAAACCTGAACAAATGATGGGCGACCAAGAGGTGCAATACGCCTACCTTGTCTACACCACAGAACCGATTGATGTGAATGCGCTTTGGAAACGATTGGGCTATTTGCCACTTCAAGAACATACGACAGATCAAGGTTTTGTTTATCAGTTTCAAGGTTTAACGGAGGCTTTGCTTAACGATATTAAGGAGCTACCAGGCTTTGTACAAGCGGAAGAAATACTTTCGCCAAAGGGAGAAAAAGCCATTTCTTACTTCAACCCACAGCATACCAAAATAGACACTGCCAACACCATTTTTCCTATCAACAAAGATTGGAACCAAGATTGGTATGGTCCTCTTAAAATCCCTAAAAAAGGAGATGTGGTTACCCTCAACGAAGAGACATTACCTGAATACCAGTGGATTATCTCGGAATATGAGCATAACCACTTGGAGCATAAAAATGGGAAAATCTACATCAATGGGCAAGAAACCAACCAATACACCATCAAACAAAATTACTATTTTATGATGGGGGACAACCGTGATGCCTCTTTAGATGCGCGCTTTTTCGGCTTTGTACCAGAGGAAAACATCATTGGAAAACCGATGTTCACTTGGATGAGTCTCCAAGGCGTGTTTGACCAAGGACCTAAAAAAATCCGCTGGGATAGAATGTTTAAAGCCACCAACACTGGCGAACAGCAAAAAACTTCATATTGGTGGATTGCCGCCTTGGTGCTGATTTTATTCTTCGGTTGGGAGTATTTTGTAAAATTATTTAAAAACAAGAAAGACGACTAA
- the dapB gene encoding 4-hydroxy-tetrahydrodipicolinate reductase: MKIALVGYGKMGKIIDDIATKRGHQIVARLRETPTAQNLNHPDLVIEFSNPEVAFQNIKNCLELGIPVVCGTTGWLQRKAEIEAIVTTHQTAFLYGSNFSLGVNLFFALNERLATLMKDFSAYQCQLEEIHHTHKKDAPSGTAITLAEGVIQHSDYKDWVLGDTEGQHLGIHAIRKDEVPGTHSVFYRSTVDEIEIKHTAFSRDGFALGAVVAAEWLLGKKGNYSIQDVLFN, from the coding sequence ATGAAGATAGCATTAGTTGGCTACGGAAAAATGGGGAAAATTATTGATGATATCGCAACGAAAAGAGGTCATCAGATTGTGGCAAGGCTCCGCGAAACGCCTACTGCCCAAAACCTCAACCACCCTGATCTTGTGATTGAGTTTTCTAACCCCGAAGTGGCTTTTCAGAATATTAAAAACTGCTTAGAACTGGGGATTCCTGTGGTCTGCGGTACTACAGGCTGGCTGCAGCGCAAAGCCGAGATTGAAGCGATTGTGACCACGCACCAAACGGCGTTTCTCTACGGCTCTAATTTTAGCCTTGGGGTTAATCTTTTCTTTGCTCTCAACGAGCGCTTGGCTACGCTGATGAAGGACTTTAGCGCCTACCAATGTCAACTGGAGGAAATCCACCATACGCATAAAAAAGATGCACCCAGTGGCACCGCCATCACGCTGGCAGAAGGCGTTATCCAACATTCTGACTACAAAGATTGGGTGCTGGGCGATACGGAAGGTCAGCACTTAGGCATCCACGCGATTAGGAAAGATGAGGTGCCTGGCACGCATAGCGTTTTCTACCGCTCTACGGTGGATGAGATTGAAATTAAACACACGGCATTCAGTAGAGATGGTTTTGCCTTGGGTGCGGTAGTTGCTGCGGAGTGGCTACTCGGTAAAAAAGGCAATTATAGCATTCAAGATGTCTTATTCAACTAA
- a CDS encoding DUF5683 domain-containing protein, which produces MMYHLRLGFFLTLFFILGFSQEATKDSLSTAPEVALVQSIEELNAAPKKVYNPTLAGLYSAVLPGLGQYYNKKYWKIPIVWGAIGTGVGIALWNQKYYTRYRNAFIAELNHQPHEFSGISGVDARVLGNQQNRMKRQRDYAIAITAGIYLLNIIDAVVDAHLHEQRNDPELAIAPSMVGDPWGLEPQKVGLSLRYQF; this is translated from the coding sequence ATGATGTACCACCTAAGGCTTGGCTTTTTCCTCACGCTATTTTTTATTTTGGGCTTCTCGCAAGAGGCGACCAAGGATAGCCTATCTACAGCGCCAGAGGTGGCATTAGTACAGTCCATTGAGGAACTCAACGCTGCGCCTAAAAAAGTCTACAACCCTACGCTGGCAGGGCTTTACTCCGCAGTGCTCCCTGGCTTAGGGCAATATTATAATAAGAAATATTGGAAAATCCCTATCGTGTGGGGCGCCATAGGCACGGGTGTAGGCATCGCCTTGTGGAATCAGAAATATTATACCAGATATAGAAATGCCTTTATCGCAGAGCTCAACCACCAGCCACACGAGTTTTCGGGCATTAGTGGTGTAGATGCGCGCGTGCTGGGCAATCAGCAAAACCGAATGAAGCGCCAAAGGGATTACGCCATTGCGATTACAGCGGGCATTTATTTGCTCAACATCATAGATGCGGTGGTAGATGCCCATTTGCACGAGCAAAGGAACGACCCTGAACTCGCCATTGCGCCGAGTATGGTGGGCGACCCTTGGGGGCTGGAGCCTCAGAAAGTGGGACTTTCGCTCCGCTATCAGTTCTAA
- a CDS encoding ParB/RepB/Spo0J family partition protein — translation MRKKNTAMGRGLNAILNAEKKATINTANDEGAEQIMGSIVEINIEDIYPNPNQPRTYFDEEALKNLSQSIKNLGVIQPITLRKDGDRFEIISGERRYRASQMAGLKTIPAYIRLVNDQELLEMALVENIQREDLDAIEVALTYQRLLEEIGMTQENLSTRIGKDRSTITNALRLLKLNPEVQNAIRSGQISAGHGRSIISLQDEVLQQELFEKIIKEQLNVRQAEAAATALKNPKTPAAKKINELPNHLRKTQKSLSDLLDIKVDIKASANGKKGKIVLDFNNEEELERILNAFEK, via the coding sequence ATGAGAAAGAAAAATACCGCGATGGGCAGAGGGCTCAATGCGATACTCAATGCAGAGAAAAAAGCCACCATCAACACGGCTAATGATGAAGGTGCCGAGCAAATTATGGGAAGCATCGTGGAAATCAATATAGAAGATATCTACCCCAACCCCAACCAGCCCAGAACTTATTTTGATGAAGAAGCCCTAAAAAACCTCTCCCAATCCATTAAAAACCTTGGGGTGATACAACCCATTACCCTTAGAAAAGATGGCGACCGATTTGAAATTATCTCAGGAGAGCGGCGTTACCGAGCCTCGCAGATGGCAGGGCTCAAGACCATTCCAGCATATATCCGTTTGGTTAATGACCAAGAACTGCTGGAAATGGCTTTGGTGGAGAACATCCAGCGGGAAGATTTAGATGCGATAGAAGTGGCACTGACCTACCAGCGCCTTTTAGAAGAAATCGGGATGACACAGGAAAACCTAAGCACCAGAATCGGCAAAGACCGCAGCACCATTACCAATGCGCTAAGACTCCTCAAGCTAAATCCAGAGGTACAAAATGCCATTAGAAGCGGACAAATTTCGGCGGGGCACGGCAGGAGCATCATCAGCCTTCAAGATGAGGTGCTGCAACAAGAACTTTTTGAGAAAATCATCAAAGAACAGCTGAATGTTCGCCAAGCGGAAGCGGCGGCTACAGCGCTCAAAAATCCTAAAACTCCTGCGGCTAAGAAAATTAACGAATTGCCCAACCACCTTAGAAAAACCCAGAAATCACTTTCGGATTTATTGGATATTAAAGTGGATATTAAGGCTTCTGCCAACGGAAAAAAAGGAAAAATAGTCCTTGATTTTAACAACGAAGAAGAACTGGAACGCATACTCAACGCTTTTGAAAAATAA
- a CDS encoding ParA family protein translates to MGKIIGVANQKGGVGKTTTSVNLAAALGVLEKKVLIIDADPQANATSGLGVEEVQLSTYNLLEHHATAKECIVKTTSPNLDIIPSHIDLVGAEIELVDKEEREHMLKKALQEVKDDYDFIIIDCAPSLGIITVNALTAADSVIIPIQCEYYALEGLGKLLNTIKNVESTHNPDLDIEGLLLTMYDARLRLSNQVVEEVNTYFPDMVFETVINRNVRLSEAPSFGESILMYDAESKGAIQYIQLAEEVLLKNETTVNSTDPKR, encoded by the coding sequence ATGGGTAAAATCATCGGTGTAGCGAACCAAAAAGGAGGGGTAGGAAAAACCACCACTTCTGTTAATTTAGCCGCCGCCTTGGGCGTTTTAGAGAAAAAAGTGTTGATTATAGATGCAGATCCTCAAGCCAATGCCACCTCTGGACTTGGTGTAGAAGAGGTGCAACTCTCCACTTATAACCTATTGGAACACCACGCCACGGCTAAAGAATGTATCGTCAAGACCACTTCGCCAAACTTAGACATCATCCCTTCTCATATTGATTTGGTGGGGGCAGAGATAGAACTGGTGGACAAGGAAGAGCGTGAGCATATGCTCAAAAAAGCCCTGCAAGAAGTGAAAGATGATTATGATTTCATCATTATAGATTGTGCGCCCAGCTTAGGCATTATCACTGTGAATGCCCTCACGGCTGCAGATTCTGTGATTATCCCTATCCAATGTGAATATTATGCTTTGGAAGGTTTGGGTAAGCTCCTCAACACCATTAAAAATGTGGAAAGCACCCATAACCCAGATTTAGATATTGAAGGTTTATTATTAACGATGTACGATGCCCGCCTCAGGCTCTCTAACCAAGTGGTGGAAGAGGTTAACACCTATTTTCCAGATATGGTTTTTGAAACCGTTATCAATAGAAACGTGCGTTTGAGTGAAGCCCCAAGTTTTGGTGAAAGCATCTTAATGTACGATGCCGAGAGCAAAGGCGCCATACAATATATTCAGTTGGCAGAAGAAGTCTTACTCAAAAACGAAACCACCGTTAATTCAACCGACCCTAAACGCTAA
- a CDS encoding energy transducer TonB — translation MITFFQKQNEQQQLDDILFAHKNKAYGAYALRHDADYFLQKALITGVALFGAVVGVSTLYLQKSTAHHQAPEPVNIRLKAISIEEPKVVMPPVVKPQAPASAVKVKTIDYRVPEPTRNAVIEKPLPKVKALNTAAIGTTNSEGLIPKTNITPVVPTPPTGPVTAPTSTATPQPTNQVATKVDVEAEFIGGINRFRAQVAENFDQEDFSGEEGIISATVTFIVEKDGSLSAVKAEGQNKAFNAEAERAIKKIKGKWQPAKINGQAVRSYFKLPVSMQFE, via the coding sequence ATGATAACATTTTTCCAAAAACAAAACGAGCAACAGCAATTAGATGACATTCTATTTGCGCATAAAAACAAAGCCTATGGCGCCTATGCCCTACGCCACGATGCGGATTATTTTCTCCAAAAAGCGCTCATCACTGGGGTAGCTCTATTTGGTGCTGTGGTTGGCGTATCCACTTTGTATCTTCAGAAATCTACGGCACACCACCAAGCGCCAGAACCTGTGAACATCAGGCTGAAAGCCATCTCCATAGAGGAGCCCAAAGTGGTCATGCCGCCAGTTGTAAAGCCGCAAGCTCCAGCCTCTGCGGTAAAAGTGAAAACCATAGATTACCGCGTGCCAGAACCCACCCGAAACGCAGTGATAGAAAAACCGCTACCTAAAGTCAAGGCGCTGAACACGGCTGCCATTGGCACCACCAACAGCGAGGGCTTAATCCCTAAAACCAACATAACGCCTGTGGTTCCAACGCCACCAACAGGACCTGTCACAGCGCCAACCTCAACAGCAACGCCACAACCCACCAACCAAGTGGCAACCAAAGTAGATGTGGAGGCAGAGTTTATCGGCGGTATCAATCGTTTTAGGGCGCAGGTGGCAGAAAACTTTGACCAAGAGGATTTCTCTGGGGAAGAGGGCATCATCAGCGCTACTGTTACTTTCATCGTGGAGAAAGATGGTAGCCTCTCCGCTGTAAAAGCCGAAGGACAGAACAAAGCCTTTAATGCAGAAGCTGAGCGCGCCATTAAAAAAATTAAAGGCAAGTGGCAACCTGCCAAAATTAACGGTCAGGCGGTGCGTTCGTACTTTAAACTCCCTGTTTCTATGCAGTTTGAGTAA